A part of Lampris incognitus isolate fLamInc1 chromosome 21, fLamInc1.hap2, whole genome shotgun sequence genomic DNA contains:
- the fastkd2 gene encoding FAST kinase domain-containing protein 2, mitochondrial, with product MSIRVTGEELLRWASILCNRRSLWQKCGPRILTSVRDSSSSYLQSPHILSTKQRRSPLAGHPVPVVRYFSEGRISKVGPEETEHLSTEPESLSSTTDYQSTDTLFEQKSKRKTFSKQLMECGSPTDVLDLHVQYSAPHQWISHCLTSMWSTTKKMSDEQQRYELQLMFEHPHFDKLLQMAMKSAGHMRSEDQAFSLMAITKLGVPQQSRVVQTFLRACQEHLNEFDEKSLSVLASSLEQMDNSLNVNALKEGMRLVFEARLPRIKNVLTLQTIMRLLGKDAPLGLKKKVEKKALSMSQQFSLPNCQYMISTMVTMDYCSKPLLNICIKTITENLHTIPFKRMLTVLKSCKALQYRDLTLFNGISDYIASTMDMWSNKQVILCLAVFEELAFCPSALMEAFAERLMASPDALTLRDLLSMLKIYASLNYDLRHFRQQFLDSLTRVLESYLSKMSAPEVLKAVYWLCLLGHFPSAPLEHLLQSNTLDELGTTGSRQERMFKIVDLCLRLDRPPLPQPLTVPPSVLGAPRSTDRPVNPGFSICLRDALGEAERESLQEMVIVENFHIVDGVITKPLPLAEGKCVKEADSPPAESSQRIAVICAPHSAFCYGTSHPRGYLSVKLRHLKVLGYTPLVITEQDLKSLSNEQRAEVLRARIFPENEGADTEQKAE from the exons ATGTCTATCCGGGTGACAGGAGAAGAGCTCTTGAGATGGGCCTCGATTCTCTGCAACCGCAGGTCACTATGGCAGAAGTGTGGTCCTCGCATTCTGACATCAGTCAGAGACAGTTCGTCCTCTTATTTGCAATCACCACACATTTTGAGCACAAAGCAGAGAAGGAGCCCATTGGCTGGGCATCCTGTCCCTGTGGTCAGATACTTTTCAGAAGGTAGGATTTCCAAAGTGGGGCCAGAAGAGACTGAGCATCTTTCAACGGAACCAGAGAGTTTATCCTCCACCACTGATTACCAATCCACAGATACTCTGTTCGAGCAGAAATCAAAGAGAAAAACTTTCTCCAAACAGTTAATGGAGTGTGGCTCCCCCACAGATGTACTGGACTTGCATGTTCAGTACTCAGCCCCTCATCAGTGGATCAGTCACTGCCTGACCTCCATGTGGAGCACCACTAAGAAGATGTCAGATGAGCAGCAGCGCTATGAGCTGCAGCTGATGTTTGAGCACCCTCACTTTGACAAGCTGCTACAAATGGCCATGAAGAGTGCTGGGCATATGCGTAGTGAGGACCAGGCCTTCTCTTTAATGGCCATTACGAAACTGGGTGTGCCCCAGCAAAGTCGTGTGGTCCAGACCTTTCTCCGAGCCTGCCAG GAGCACCTGAATGAATTTGATGAGAAGAGTTTGTCAGTGTTGGCCTCTTCTCTGGAGCAAATGGACAACAGTCTGAACGTCAATGCGTTGAAGGAGGGCATGAG GCTGGTTTTTGAAGCTCGCCTCCCAAGAATCAAAAACGTATTGACTCTGCAGACCATAATGCGTCTGCTGGGAAAAGATGCTCCTCTGGGCCTTAAAAAGAAAGTAGAG AAAAAGGCTTTATCTATGTCTCAGCAGTTCAGCCTCCCCAACTGCCAGTATATGATCTCCACTATGGTTACGATGGACTACTGCTCCAAACCACTGCTGAACATCTGCATCAAGACGATCACAG AGAATCTCCACACAATCCCATTTAAGAGAATGTTAACTGTTCTGAAGTCCTGCAAGGCGCTGCAGTACAGAGACCTTACCCTGTTCAATGGCATTTCTGACTACATTGCCTCCACGATGGATATGTGGAGTAATAAGCAg GTAATCCTCTGCCTGGCTGTATTTGAAGAATTGGCCTTCTGTCCCTCAGCCTTGATGGAAGCCTTTGCTGAGAGGTTGATGGCAAGCCCTGATGCTCTGACACTGCGAGATCTCCTGAGCATGCTCAAAATCTACGCCTCTCTCAACTATGACCTACGCCACTTCAGGCAACA GTTCCTGGACAGTTTGACCCGGGTTCTGGAGTCCTATCTGTCTAAGATGTCTGCCCCGGAGGTGCTAAAGGCCGTTTACTGGCTGTGCTTGTTGGGCCACTTCCCGTCAGCACCGCTGGAACACCTTCTACAGAGCAATACACTGGATGAGCTCGGCACTACAG GGTCCAGGCAGGAGAGAATGTTTAAGATAGTGGACCTGTGTCTTCGTCTGGACCGTCCTCCCCTACCCCAGCCCCTGACTGTTCCCCCGTCTGTCCTGGGAGCCCCCAGATCTACTGATCGGCCGGTCAACCCTGGATTCTCCATCTGCCTGCGGGATGCATTGGGCGAAGCAGAGAGAGAGTCCCTACAGGAAATGGTTATAGTGGAAAACTTTCACATCGTAG ACGGTGTGATAACCAAACCCTTGCCGTTGGCTGAAGGAAAGTGTGTGAAGGAAGCGGACTCTCCTCCAGCAGAGAGCAGTCAAAG AATTGCGGTCATCTGTGCACCCCATTCCGCTTTCTGTTATGGCACGTCCCATCCCCGAGGCTACCTGTCTGTAAAGCTTCGCCATTTGAAGGTCCTGGGATATACTCCACTTGTG ATCACAGAGCAGGACTTGAAGTCTTTGTCCAATGAGCAGAGGGCGGAGGTCCTCAGGGCGCGGATCTTTCCGGAAAACGAGGGGGCGGACACTGAACAGAAAGCGGAGTGA
- the si:dkey-1h24.6 gene encoding T-cell-specific surface glycoprotein CD28 encodes MKVCCVFTALLGFSLCAAIQSMSNMACDSEPERVCVQVGGNVSVPCLYLPNKDVDFFFYKGKEEIAVYRANNASSSPESGEHVKHITEHVEFHTSEKDQLFSFVLSVVTAEDTGLYRCKMNVIFPPPLFVADNSSRILVLVEGHQCINKATCGSLVQDRNDTDHIPVWIWALVAFLGTYGITVTIIAIVNRHKLRRAEYSQSDYMNTKPTVHKGHGRTRGLQHPIPRHF; translated from the exons ATGAAGGTTTGCTGCGTTTTCACGGCCCTGCTCGGCTTCAGCTTGTGTGCCGCCATCCAGTCTATGAGCAACATGGCCTGCGACA GTGAGCCGGAGAGAGTCTGCGTACAGGTCGGTGGCAACGTGTCCGTGCCCTGTCTATACCTGCCCAACAAAGATGTGGACTTCTTTTTTTACAAGGGCAAAGAGGAGATTGCTGTATACCGCGCAAACAACGCGTCCAGCTCCCCGGAAAGCGGTGAACACGTCAAACACATCACGGAGCATGTGGAGTTTCACACAAGTGAGAAGGACCAGTTGTTCAGTTTTGTCCTCTCTGTAGTGACCGCAGAGGACACCGGACTCTATAGGTGCAAGATGAATGTCAtattcccccctcctctcttcgtTGCTGACAATTCATCTAGGATCTTAGTCCTGGTGGAAG GTCACCAGTGCATAAACAAGGCAACCTGTGGTAGCCTTGTACAAGACAGGAACGACACGGACCACATCCCCGTTTGGATTTGGGCACTGGTAGCTTTTCTCGGTACCTATGGCATCACGGTCACCATCATCGCCATTGTAAACCGG CACAAGCTGAGGAGGGCAGAGTACAGCCAGAGCGACTACATGAACACCAAACCCACCGTTCACAAAGGCCACGGGAGGACGAGAGGACTCCAGCATCCTATACCACGCCACTTCTGA